From Capricornis sumatraensis isolate serow.1 chromosome 19, serow.2, whole genome shotgun sequence:
CAAGAGAGGACCCCGTCAATGAGGCTCCCTCTACTCTGTCCCGCAGACCACAGTCCCCGGCCTTCATCCCATCGTCCGTGCAACgtgcagagctggagctcagAGGAGCCACCTCAGCATCACCCTCCGTGCCTGGCGAGGCCAAAGGCCCCTTTCTTTGTTGAGGGGAAGGGCTCCTGTGGAAGCAGAGTTTGAAAAGCCCCAGCACTGTCACGGTCAGTATCACCAACACTACTACAGCCATGCTCACAAGTACGAAGACCACGGTGGAAGAATCGAAAGACTGGGGGCTGTCCGAGGGAGACGTAGCATTAACCTTGGGAAAGGCTGTTCCTGAAGAGTTCACGTCCGCCTTTACCTCTGTTTGAGGGGACATCTGAAGGGTAGATAGCGTGCTCTGTGCTCCCCACCGAGGTATCTCGGGAAAAGACGCTGTTGCACTGCCTTGTCCAGGGGCATTGGGTAtctctcctggcctctcctggACACTGGGTGACCACGTTCCCTTCGGCGCGAGGCTGGCTGCAGTGGCTGGAGGCTGCCAGGTGAGCCCCTGGGTCCCTCCAGGGGTCGGCTGTCCTTCCCCATTGGTTACACAGGAGCGTCCGTCTTTCCCCAGCACGAAACCCTCAGCACACTCGCAAGCAAAGCCTCCGACGTCGTCTAGGCAATCAGGGAGCTCAGCGCACTTGCCAGCCCGTAGATACCTCCCGGGACAGGGACAGAGCTCGGCCCCGGAGGGTATCCCTTCCCAGCGCGCGCCAACCTCGTCCGCGGTGCAGGTGGCCGTGATGGAGagctgcccagggcagagcgCACTCACCTCCGTCCCCGGGGGACTGAAGTCCAGCGCCGCGCTGTGCAGCTGGAACGGCGCGCGGTAGCTCAAGTTCAAAGCGGCCCCGGGGCGCGGTGCGGGGCACACGCTCTGGAACTGGTACTTGCACAGGTAGCCGTCGGCGCGCTGGTGGCATCGCATCTCCTTCCAGCCCGCGGGCTCGATTCCCCCGGTGGCCAGGAGTCCCGCGCACCTCCGAACGGTGCAGGAGCGTTGGGGCTCCTCCACCCACTGCAGCGTGTCGCTTTCCGACCCGCCGACGTCGGGGGACAACCAGGAGAAACCCCGCAAAGGCTCATTCTCCAGGGTGCAGACGGATCGCCGGCGCTCCAGTGCCACCCAGAAGAGAAGGTCTTTGGAGCCCCCTCCCGGCCCCGGGCCCACCCGCAGGAGCGCGAGCACCGCGCGGAGCTCCGTGCCCCCGCGCACCGTGCTGAGCGCCCCGTGACGCAGGTTGCAGGCCTCCTGGGCCTCCTGCCGCTTGAAGGTAGCGTGGTGCAGGCTGTAGCAGGCCCCCGAGGCCAAGCAGCCGGCGCGGTCGGCGGTGGGGTGCTCGCCACGGCCGGGCCGGGGCCAGAAAGCCTGCCAGAGGAAGCACAGGGCGAGCGCCGGCCTCATCTTGCAGGCCCAGCGCCCACAGCTGCTCCCAGCTTGGGTCTGTACCGTCAGAGGGCGTGGGGATGTCCCGGGAGCGCGGGCACCGCCTCCCACCGCTGGCTCCCCCCGCTTtccgctcccccaccccaccccacccccgcccgtgCCCTAGACCGCCAAGCCTCCCCTCCAGGGTCCCGGCGGCAAACCGCTTCCCTTAGGCCTCGACAGGAAACGTGTCCGGAGCTCTGCGAGGCCCCGCGGGCAGCCCTGATTTATTCTGGGGTCAGGAACACAGCTGGCTTCAGGGCACGGGGAACGCTGTCTGCCCGAAGGTCAAACACCCTGGTGAGGGCcggagaaatagaaaagaaaatcgcCCCTGGGAAGAAGCGTTTATCGTTTTCCCCCCAGCTCAGGGAGTTTCGCAGCCTCAAACCCCCAAACATTTTGGCGAACACTGGCAGGAAGGGCTGGAGAAGAGGAACTCGCTGAGCGCCCACGCCCGCCCATTGTGCTGCGTCCGGAGCCGCGGAGTTGGCCTCACGACAATTTCTAGACGGCTCCGTCTCCGTCATCCCGAGACTCGGggttgagggtggggtggggatgggggaatcTTGTGCGAAATATAAGCACCTCCTCTCGCCACCAGGGGCAGCACTATGAAAGCTCTGGTCTCTCCTTGGCTCCGCTTCAGTGCTGTCGGAGCCGATATTGCAGTGCGAATTGCTAGTCAGAGGAtgagcggcagaggatgagatggttggatggcatcaccgactccagggacatgagtttgtgcaaattccgggagataatgaaggacagggaagcctgccatgctgcagtccatagggtcggtcgcatagggtcgcaaagggtcggatacgactgagagactgaactgaactgaattgctggTCAAAGAAGTTCCCTTCTGGTATCTGAAAAGGGAAAGCCTGTTTCTTCAGGCAAGGCTCACCTTAAAACTTTGTTTTTcgcttccatttctttctctttgaaatgGGCTTATTAGTTCATTCAGGAAAGGAAGTGTGTTTCTAGGcctaaatgaaaaataacaagtgttgatctTAACTGTTAGGTTCCTTGCCACTATATTGATTCATAACTTCTTCAAGCTTATAGGTTATATATAGATGATATCATGGCCTGTTTGAGAACAACTACCCCACATATGATTTTATCCTTGAactattttaatatcattttcttcTATGATTAAGTGCGAATATTTGTAGCAGTAAGTTATAAAAGTCCCCTCTAAGGGACACTAGAGTTCAATatccttaagaaattaaaatatttattacattagTATGTGAACTGTATACTGTAAAAAAAATACCCTGCAGCTTGAAAAAGCTTGAAAAGAGACGGGTCCATTTCTTCAGAGTTCCAAGGGCTGTTTTGTTTTGATACAAATCCTTTGACTCAGTTGGAAGCAGAGAGGAATTAAAGGTGAACAAAAGAGAGTTAAACGGCATGGTCTGTGAAAGGATTTTCTTGTTAACAATTTAGACAAAATGcatcattttagaaaattattgccTACCTTGGCTCACGGTGACCAAATAACTTTCGATCAGAAGTACATAGTTTCAACTAAGCACTCTTAACCGTGCCTGATGCTTGTAAGTATCTATAATCAGAATGAAAGTTCAGATTCCACAGGTAATGCACACCAGGCTCTTAAACTCACTGTTGCTGGATTAGACTGTCAGGTTAGTAGGAGGGGCAGGAAGGAAGCTCTCGGGACCACATTTGTGTGCTTCTACCTCACTTTAGACATGACccagccactgaacaacaaccaccacctcaCTTTCATCACTTCTCACTCTTCTTTTGGAAATTCTACGTACTGTATCTTAACAAATGATAGTAAACACCAAGAATCATCATCACACTTATGgtgcttttgctgactgtggaGTCTTGCAGCAGGATTTCTCTCCTACCCTTGCTGTTTCCCCATTTAAAGGACATTCAATAGTCTTTCATTTCAGATGCCCTAGAGTCACCTTAAACATgactctgcatttaaattaagTATGTTAAGGAACATGGAAATCTAGAAATCTAactgaatggattttaaaaatacctaattACTTGGGCCAACTCTCTATACCTTTGCAGTCTAATGAATGCATGTTTGTAAATGTGTCTATGCAGTACTGtatattttaccaaaataaaacTTTCTACAAATCTAAGTAGTCAGTGGAAAtttcttagatattttaaaaatcacttgagTTGTGGTCAGGGTTCCAAAGTAAGAAAGACTAAATGATTGAAAAACTTATAGTAAATACATGATTTCTCTATGGGCATTCTTCCTAGAGAGGTGGGATATTAGAAGTGAAGATAGTGGCCATAATGGCTGCCTATCACAGTCCTGGCTATGCCTGTGATGATGTGAGAAAAACAAACTAGGACAAAATAAGACATATATCCTTTTGTAATTAATTACTTTGTATTGACCTATGTTaaagttggaccgtaaagaagactgagcaccaaagaattgatggttttgaattgtgtgctggagaagactcttgagagtcccttgggcagcaaggagatcaaaccagtcaatcgtaaaggaaatcaaccctgaatattcactggaacaatggatgataaagctgaagttccaatactttggccacctgatgcaaagaactgactcactggaaataccctgatgctgggaaagattgagggcaggaggagcagggggcgatagaggatgagatggttggatggcatcaccaactcagtggacatgagtttgagcaaactctgggagacagtgaaggacagggaaggcatgctgctgtccaaggggttgcaaataggcaaacacgacttagcaactgaaaaacaacaattgaCCTATACACCACTAACATATTTTGAAACGTATAATATACCTGCGAAAACTAAAAATGAATggatgctttaatttttaatattttaaatttattattgatttttattaaCAGCTCACTTGATTGAATATTTATTCTAGCAATAGCAGGTTTAGTGCTCCTGAATGCCATTGGAGGTTGCTGTTACTTATGTACccatttttcagaaagaaaactgaaatgcaGAGATCATGTATGGATAGTTGGTATGCCAAGTGAACAAGGATGAACTCAGAGcctgtgcatttattttttttaatggaggtaaaattcacataacataaaatgaaccattttaaagatgcttactccttggaaggaaagttatgaccaacctagatagcatattaaagagcagagatattactttgccaacaaaggtctgtctagtcaaggctatggtttttccagtggttatgtatggatgtgggagttggactgtgaagaaagctgagcgctgaagaactgatgcttttgaactgtggtgttggagaagactcttgtgagtcccctggactgcaaggatatccaaccagtccatcctaaaggagaccagtcctgggtgttcattggaaggactgatgctgaggctgaaactccaatactttggctaccttatgtgaagagttgacttattggaaaagaccctgatcctgggagggattgagggcaggaggagaagggaacgacagaggatgagatggctggatggcatcaccgacttgatgcacatgagtttgggtgaactccaggagttggtgatggacagggaggcctggtgtgctgcgattcatggggtcgcaaagagttggacacaactgagcgactgaacttaactgaactgaaggtgtacATTTAAGGTGATTAATTAGTACATTCTCAATGTTACACAACCATCACCTCTCTCAGTTCCAAAATATTTTGATCAACTCAGAAGTAAACTtgaggacttacctggtggtcccgtggttaagaatccacctgccaatgcagggaacatgagttcaatcccagatctgggaagatcctacatgcggCTAGGCATataagcctgagagccacaactactgagcgcctgtgccctagagcctatgctccacaagagaagccagggcaacgagaagcctgagtgccacaaggAGGAGCGACCCCTGCTCAGGGCAACTAGAGACACCCCTagagtagcaatgaagacccagcacagccaaaaaaaagagagtaaaCCTTATTCCCAGACTgttcttatttccaaataatgcTATTACTATCATAATAGGATACCATTTTACCTCCACTGGATTCCAAATATTTGAAATGCTGACAATAGAAAGTGAAAATCTATAgccttttttaatatattacagATAAGAGTAACAACTTTGGGAATGCTTGCGACTTTTTCCCAAAATTGAACATTCATATACTGTTTACCTCAGTATAATTTTCATGCTCATGTATATAATACTCAAGAGAAGCTTGCACATGTgcaagaaaacatataaaaggatgctgatagcagcattgttcacattttaaaaaacagaattaatcCAAATGTCAAGCAACAGATGACAGATCAATAACCTATGATACATTCACTCAATGAATATTATATAGCaatcaaaatgaatgaaatatagtTGCAAGTAGCAATATGAGTTAATCTGATCAGTATTCTGGTAGGAGAAATGGTATTTGATGTGGGCTGTAGTTAGAGTCCTAGCTTTTGTTTTGGATAGTGGGTTTGTAGGTGGTTATTCCATTATTAAAAATCAGTAATtacataattaataaaataaagaaaagtggCTTTATCTGGACAAATGATGAATGACATGAACTAAACATTATAATTAATCTGACTCTGAGAAGCTGAATTCCAAAATGTAAGGTATAAACAAAATAAGATGCTAGttatattttcaagaaatattgTCAGTATATTCCCTTTGATCCCCACATTATTTTGAAGGTAACACATTTCTAAATGTAAGCTAATTATTAATCTGAAGaagcataataaaatatttgtttcttttttagaaaatctGTGTATTATTACTTAGAATCATGTatgatatttatttgttcattcatttatacaGGGTCACCCCATCCAAAGAACTAGAGACCATACATAAGGAGAATAAGTTTAGCTCAatattttcatttgattattAATTTCAAAGTGTCAGAAACAATGATGAAGAAGGATAAAATTTCACTAATCACATTCAAGTTATAAGTTTATAAAGTTGTCAATCTCACTGAATAAATTCTGCTACTGTTGAAAGAAAACAACATCTGTGTCTTAGCATATTTCAGAGATCAccaaagatatataaaaatacttcAGAGGAAATTGAAAAGGAAACAACATTCCATTAGGAGAACATGGCATTCAGAAGCTAATCTAAGCTAGAGACCAAGAATTGTAAAGATTCATTGCCTTTTAGAACTGTATTGAACCATAACAAAATGTGTATTGGACCTTAACAAAATGTCTATTGAACCTTAACAAAATGATCAAAgatcattttctttatatttcaaacTGAGTAAATTTTTAATTCTAAGTCTCAAGTATATATGATAGTACTTAAAGAAGGATAAaatttggtaattttattttctgaaaacacaGCCTCTAATCATATTATGTACATGTCCTAATCAAGATGTAGGATACGACCCTTAATGCACAGATCATACAGACTCTTAACCTAACAAATTCACATAACACTTGAACAGGTAAAGACTTCTTTTAGGTAGCATCGTCTTTAAGTCGTCTGCAAACATTTATATAAAGTCACTCATTTCAGAAACGTAGGTCACAATAACAGGTACTCATTTGGTTTACTACAgaaacaagaaattttaaaagacattaaacTTTATGCTCCTTCGTTCAAACTGCTCTCTAAACAGAGGCAGTCCTGATCATGTTCCATGTGCCCTGGAGGTAATATAGAAAATTATTCTCTAGTGGCCATTACAGAACTAGTACATGTCCCCATTGCCAAGTTTATAATCAAGAAATAATGGAGGTATGACTCATGCACACAAAAGCCTTGTTATAATCCAAATGCCTACCAAGTTCTaaagtataaatatttatctaagatttttttaaattgcctaCAGAGCCAGTTTATGTGCTACACTTGAAAATCAGTCTCACTACTTtaaagttacacacacacacacacacacacacacacacacacacacccacccctcttacccagaccttttttttttccgaCTGATCACAATGAAGGTGAAACTTGTAGGGTTAGCTAATAACATCCAGCAGACAAACAGACTACAGTCGTATGGAAGCAGGGGGATGGTATGTGAATTACAAacctttttcttaaagatttgcATCTATCTGATCAGGTCCTAGTCCTGggcccttttctctttcctctggatACTTTCTTTCAATTAATCTCATCTCATATCATCCTATGGTTTGGGATATCATCTGTATGCCAATGATGCCCAAACAAATCCACACTGGTTTCTTGGGTAAGCTCTAAATTCATATATCCACCATGTACTTAGTATTCGATATCTCATATTGTATTTCAGATTCCCATTTCCTAAACAtaactttcagagaaggcaatagcaccgcactccagtactcttgcctggagaatcccatgggcggaggagcctggtgggctgcagtgcatggggtcactaagagtcagacacaactccactttcacttttcactttcatgcattggagaaggaaatggcaacccactccagtgttctcgcctagagaatcccagggacgggggagcttggtgggctgccgtctatggggtcacacagagtcggacatgactgaagcgacagcagcagcagcagcagcagcagcagcagcaaacctaaCTTTGGTTCTTACATCCTGACCCAGGTTCTCAGCTCACCTTCATCATTTCAGTAAATGGTCCATCTATCCTttaagatgctcaccatcacctTCCTCACCTCTTATAtgggttgtgtttttttaaattttattgtaattGACAGAAATCCAACTCAAATTAGCTTAATGCTAAAAGGAATTATATGATTTGTAACTGGGAAAATCCTGAAGCAGTTCCAATAGTCGAATGGAATACTGCCAAAACCACAGCAGCCAGGAGATTTAATCACACTAGGGTTTGTCttcatctctctccctttctcttccctcttcatGGCTGCATCCTCTCCTGCTTCCTTCTGTCTTTACTCAAAAGACCTGAACAAAAAAACTGGCAGTTCTCCTGGTATACGCTTGTAACATTCTACTAAAGGAGAGCCTTCTCCTCTAGCTCCATTAGTAAAATTCCAGGAAAAGATTCTGATTGATTCAGCTTCAGTTATATGCCAGTCATCTGCTCAATCATTAGAGCCAAAATGCTAGGACTCCATGATTAGTGATTTCCTTCAGGGGGAAGCATCTGTACCAGAGGTTAAgtgtaagaaatattttaagtctACAGTATACTTTGAATGATCTAGTTTTATGTCTCACTacgatccctggtggctcagatggtaaagcgtctgcctataatatgggagacccaggttcaatccctgggtcaggaagatctcctggagaaggaaatggtaacccactccagtattcttgcctggaaaagcccatggatggagaagcctggtaggctacagtccatggggttgcaaagggtcggacacgactgagcgacttcattttcactcacGATCATTCTAGTCCACCCTTATCAAATATCTTCTTGCCATTCTGCCTGCATCGTTCTGAACCCCATATGAATTCCTCAGACTCATCTGTATGATCTTTAAGAGCCTTAGTCTGATTGTCTCTCTTCTGTGTATACCTCTGTTgctcctaaaataaaataaagctcaaATCCTTATTGAGACCTTTCTCTTTCTAGGTTATCCTCTTGGCAACCCAATCTCCATTTTCCCACCAAGTTAACTCTCTAGCCCCAGCCATTCTGTGACACCaacctattttgttttcttcatagaaattatcttgttcatttatttgattGTTCTTGCCTGTCTCTCATTCAACACAAGCTCCATAAGGTAGTACTTGTCACAGATGAGTAAATGAATATATGACTGAACCCACCACCATTCTCCCCCTTGCTCATTGTACTCCAGCCACACTAGCCTGAGCCACACTAGCCTCCAAAACATCTCATAATTCTTACATGATTTCCCTTGATTGACCTCATTCCTCTCTTGTctgttagattttttaaaattatcattgaaAATTGTGGGATAAAATGTACATAAGTACCTGAAATACTTATGGACAGTTTTATAATAAACAAGAAGCCACCATCCCAGTCAGGGAATGGGAACAGTTTCTGGTTACAGCTTCGTTAAGAtatttcctctctcctctgttcAATCCCAAGGTAACTTCTCCAGCAGTTCTCTGACCTTAGGAGAGGTTTATTTCTGGTTTATCCTGACATTGAGGATGTAGCTCAGCTGATTGGTAGGAGGTTTCCTTGGGTGGGAGTGAGTTTGGACATTTGTTCTTCTCTCCTTGTAAAGCTATAAAAGTTCAAGATCACCAGGATTGGTGGCAAATGTCCAAGGTCAAAAATAGGCAGTCACGGCACTCACTTAGGTTTCCATGTTCTTTCTAACCCCTTAGAATTCAacctggttttgtgtgtgtgtgtgtgtgtgtgtgtgtgtgtacacatatagaCAAACATGAGTGCGTGTATATTTCATTGCTGTTGTCTTCTTTGAAAGGGATGATTTCTTAATTCAAGTTCcccatggctcagaggttaaagcgtctacctggaatgcaggagaccccggttcaatccctgggtcgggaagatcccctggagaaggaaatggcaacccactccagtactctttcctggagaatcccatggagggaggagcctggtaggctgcagtccatggggtcgtaaagagtcggacacgactgagcgacttcactttcacatttcgcTTTCAAAAACAAACACTGAGACAAGGATTTTAGAGCTCTTCATAGTAATTTATTTGGAGGTGAGGCAGAAGTCACTGACAACAAATGAGACAGGGAAGTTAATGAGTTGTGACTGTGGGCAACTAGGGA
This genomic window contains:
- the CLEC14A gene encoding C-type lectin domain family 14 member A, translating into MRPALALCFLWQAFWPRPGRGEHPTADRAGCLASGACYSLHHATFKRQEAQEACNLRHGALSTVRGGTELRAVLALLRVGPGPGGGSKDLLFWVALERRRSVCTLENEPLRGFSWLSPDVGGSESDTLQWVEEPQRSCTVRRCAGLLATGGIEPAGWKEMRCHQRADGYLCKYQFQSVCPAPRPGAALNLSYRAPFQLHSAALDFSPPGTEVSALCPGQLSITATCTADEVGARWEGIPSGAELCPCPGRYLRAGKCAELPDCLDDVGGFACECAEGFVLGKDGRSCVTNGEGQPTPGGTQGLTWQPPATAASLAPKGTWSPSVQERPGEIPNAPGQGSATASFPEIPRWGAQSTLSTLQMSPQTEVKADVNSSGTAFPKVNATSPSDSPQSFDSSTVVFVLVSMAVVVLVILTVTVLGLFKLCFHRSPSPQQRKGPLASPGTEGDAEVAPLSSSSARCTDDGMKAGDCGLRDRVEGASLTGSSLGSGDT